The following proteins come from a genomic window of Solwaraspora sp. WMMA2065:
- a CDS encoding metallophosphoesterase, giving the protein MTDEPSTPAPAADPAGPGPAGPGPAGPGPVDPAPPAAEHHRPRSLDPRELGFTPRPPVPWLAPMLLLSTGLRTLLATLFGAYLDKRELQGALPGDVHHHDAVDGELWIDYVADLGDGFPATYSLAYLLAQPELDVDGAGRLRRGDLLVMGGDQVYPAASGEAYEDRSKGPYQAAFPKPPVGQPRPTLYAIPGNHDWYDGLTAFLRLFARRRDATIGGWRTEQKRSYFATRLPNDWWLFAIDEQFGAYLDDPQLIYFEKAAEQLKPGDRVILAVPEPTWVKAVGDPQAYDAVDYFLRTVIEPTGARVPLMISGDQHHYARYANPDRQLITCGGGGAYLSATHKLPERITVPPVDTLARNASPQRDYELAGRYPDAARSRRYSWGIFHRLPRRNPGFATLLGTLQTLLMLAVAGVIVSWADPDNQRLFSIPLVAMVVLTLAASVVFAKPPSASGARHSRHWLLGLGHGVAHIALAWVGALIWLELPFVDWPWPLPVVAAAVVYGPVAGLVASQLTAGYLVLAGAFDVNLNELFAGQGIEDSKCFIRMRIAADGSLTLYPVAVDRVCRRWRADPQAPAHAPWIVPEQPLATRLAEEPITIR; this is encoded by the coding sequence GTGACGGACGAACCGAGCACGCCTGCCCCAGCCGCCGACCCGGCCGGCCCCGGCCCAGCCGGCCCCGGGCCAGCCGGCCCCGGGCCGGTCGATCCGGCCCCACCCGCCGCCGAGCATCACCGGCCCCGGTCGCTGGACCCGAGGGAGCTCGGCTTCACCCCCCGGCCCCCGGTGCCCTGGCTGGCCCCGATGCTGCTGCTCAGCACCGGCCTGCGCACCCTGCTGGCGACGCTGTTCGGCGCCTACCTCGACAAGCGGGAACTGCAGGGCGCGCTCCCCGGCGACGTGCACCACCACGACGCCGTCGACGGGGAGCTGTGGATCGACTACGTGGCCGACCTCGGTGACGGCTTCCCGGCGACCTACTCGCTGGCGTACCTGCTGGCGCAGCCGGAGCTGGACGTCGACGGCGCCGGCCGGCTGCGCCGCGGCGACCTGCTGGTGATGGGCGGCGACCAGGTCTACCCGGCGGCCAGCGGCGAGGCGTACGAGGACCGGAGCAAGGGGCCGTACCAGGCGGCCTTCCCGAAGCCGCCGGTCGGGCAGCCGCGACCCACGCTGTACGCCATCCCCGGCAACCACGACTGGTACGACGGGCTCACCGCGTTCCTGCGGCTGTTCGCCCGTCGGCGCGACGCCACCATCGGCGGCTGGCGGACCGAGCAGAAACGGTCGTACTTCGCCACCCGGCTGCCGAACGACTGGTGGCTGTTCGCCATCGACGAGCAGTTCGGCGCGTACCTGGACGACCCGCAGCTGATCTACTTCGAGAAGGCGGCCGAGCAGCTCAAGCCGGGTGACCGGGTGATCCTGGCCGTGCCGGAACCGACCTGGGTCAAGGCGGTCGGCGACCCGCAGGCCTACGACGCGGTCGACTACTTCCTGCGTACGGTGATCGAGCCGACCGGTGCCCGGGTGCCGCTGATGATCTCCGGCGACCAGCACCACTACGCCCGCTACGCCAACCCGGACCGGCAGCTGATCACCTGTGGCGGCGGCGGCGCCTACCTGTCGGCGACGCACAAGCTGCCCGAGCGGATCACCGTACCGCCGGTCGACACCCTTGCCCGCAACGCCAGCCCGCAACGCGACTACGAGCTGGCCGGCCGCTACCCGGACGCGGCCCGGTCCCGCCGCTACAGCTGGGGGATCTTCCACCGGCTGCCGCGCCGCAACCCGGGCTTCGCCACCCTGCTGGGCACCCTGCAGACGCTGCTGATGCTGGCCGTCGCCGGGGTCATCGTCTCCTGGGCCGACCCCGACAACCAGCGGCTGTTCAGCATCCCGCTGGTCGCGATGGTGGTGCTGACCCTCGCCGCGTCGGTGGTCTTCGCCAAGCCGCCGAGCGCCAGCGGCGCCCGACATTCCCGGCACTGGCTGCTCGGGCTCGGGCACGGTGTCGCGCACATCGCGCTGGCCTGGGTCGGTGCGCTGATCTGGCTGGAGCTACCGTTCGTCGACTGGCCCTGGCCATTGCCGGTGGTCGCCGCCGCAGTCGTCTACGGCCCGGTCGCCGGGCTGGTCGCGAGCCAGCTGACCGCCGGCTACCTGGTGCTGGCCGGCGCATTCGACGTCAACCTCAACGAGCTGTTCGCCGGGCAGGGCATCGAGGACTCGAAGTGCTTCATCCGGATGCGGATCGCCGCCGACGGGTCGCTGACCCTCTACCCGGTGGCCGTCGACCGGGTGTGTCGGCGCTGGCGGGCCGACCCGCAGGCCCCCGCGCACGCCCCGTGGATCGTGCCGGAGCAGCCGCTGGCCACCCGACTGGCCGAGGAACCGATCACCATCCGCTGA
- the ricT gene encoding regulatory iron-sulfur-containing complex subunit RicT, translated as MGMLCAVSFNRYGRLFYLDPGDLRPAVGDKVLVPTDDGAEVAECVWAPQWVDDPTDGFPRLAGLATEQDLHRDEVQRKRKAEAKVAAKRLIREHGLPMKVVAVDHVLEPGSLNSARATIYFTAPHRVDFRSLVRDLGATLHCRVELRQLSARDSARVQGGIGSCGRDLCCATFLTDFEPVTIRMAKDQDLPLNPLRISGACGRLMCCLKYEHPLYADSSSYPTSGQRVETPDGPAKVVSRHPPSESVTVRQIADGAVKRCALADVCGPRRAHDQAYG; from the coding sequence ATGGGGATGCTCTGCGCGGTCAGCTTCAACCGGTACGGGCGCCTCTTCTACCTCGACCCCGGTGATCTGCGGCCGGCGGTCGGCGACAAGGTGCTGGTGCCCACCGACGACGGCGCCGAGGTCGCCGAGTGCGTCTGGGCCCCGCAGTGGGTCGACGATCCCACCGACGGCTTTCCCCGGCTGGCCGGCCTGGCCACCGAGCAGGACCTGCACCGCGACGAGGTGCAACGCAAACGCAAGGCGGAGGCGAAGGTCGCGGCGAAGCGGCTGATCCGCGAGCACGGGCTGCCGATGAAGGTGGTCGCCGTCGACCATGTGCTGGAGCCGGGGTCGCTGAACAGCGCCCGGGCCACCATCTACTTCACCGCACCGCACCGGGTCGACTTCCGGTCGCTGGTGCGTGACCTCGGTGCGACCCTGCACTGCCGGGTGGAGCTGCGGCAGCTGTCGGCCCGCGACTCGGCCCGGGTGCAGGGCGGGATCGGCTCCTGCGGCCGGGACCTGTGCTGCGCCACCTTCCTCACCGATTTCGAGCCGGTGACCATCCGGATGGCCAAGGACCAGGATCTGCCGCTCAACCCGCTGCGCATCTCCGGCGCCTGCGGCCGGCTGATGTGCTGCCTCAAGTACGAACATCCGCTGTACGCGGACAGCAGCAGTTACCCCACCTCGGGCCAGCGCGTCGAGACCCCGGACGGGCCGGCCAAGGTGGTGTCGCGGCATCCGCCGAGCGAGTCGGTCACCGTACGGCAGATTGCCGACGGGGCGGTGAAACGGTGCGCCCTGGCCGACGTCTGCGGTCCGCGCCGCGCCCACGACCAGGCGTACGGCTGA
- a CDS encoding YbaB/EbfC family nucleoid-associated protein, with protein sequence MVRQIDEAWIENAVERYRQIEARQVEFDKAVHTVEVTVRSPDGSVEIVVNAAGTVTDVRILGPLHTRSNTELAGAVRSTVAAAADAARWAREKLWAETFGAHPSLREV encoded by the coding sequence GTGGTACGGCAGATCGACGAGGCGTGGATCGAGAACGCGGTCGAGCGGTACCGCCAGATCGAGGCCCGGCAGGTCGAGTTCGACAAGGCGGTGCACACCGTCGAGGTGACGGTGCGCTCGCCGGACGGGTCCGTCGAGATCGTGGTCAACGCCGCCGGCACCGTGACCGACGTGCGGATTCTCGGTCCACTGCACACCCGGAGCAACACCGAACTGGCCGGCGCGGTGCGGTCCACGGTGGCGGCGGCCGCCGACGCCGCCCGCTGGGCGCGCGAGAAACTGTGGGCCGAGACGTTCGGCGCCCACCCGTCGCTGCGGGAGGTCTGA
- a CDS encoding DNA polymerase III subunit delta' produces the protein MTTATVPTDVFADLVGQDEAVQTLRRAAAAAGELLAAGDGDPPLSAGAMTHAWIFTGPPGSGRSVAARALAAALQCVYGQGCGRCAGCHTTRAGTHADVRFVVPDGLSISVGEMRALVLRAASTPSGGRWQVLVIEDADRLTEAAGNALLKAIEEPPPRTVFLLCTPSTHPDDISVTIRSRCRVVSLRQPPAEAVAQVLAGRDGVPAETAVWAASAAQGHVGRARRLAQDPQARERRDAVLAVPRRLTTVGACFDAASALIAAAEAEAEAAVAEIDAAERTALQTALGAGGTGRGAAGAARGTAGQIKELERRQKSRATRAQRDALDRALVDLAGFYRDVLVSALRAPVAPVHTDVAGLTGAAAEKWTAESALRRLEAVLSCREAITGNVKPRIAVEAMMLSLWRG, from the coding sequence ATGACGACCGCGACCGTGCCCACCGACGTTTTCGCCGACCTGGTCGGCCAGGACGAGGCGGTGCAGACCCTGCGCCGGGCCGCAGCGGCAGCCGGCGAACTGCTCGCCGCCGGTGACGGTGACCCGCCGCTGTCGGCCGGAGCGATGACCCACGCCTGGATCTTCACCGGGCCGCCCGGCTCCGGGCGGTCGGTGGCCGCCCGCGCGCTGGCCGCCGCGCTGCAGTGTGTGTACGGACAGGGCTGCGGCCGGTGCGCCGGCTGCCACACCACCCGGGCCGGTACGCACGCCGACGTCCGGTTCGTCGTGCCGGACGGCCTGTCGATCAGCGTCGGCGAGATGCGCGCGCTGGTGCTGCGGGCGGCCAGCACCCCGTCGGGCGGACGCTGGCAGGTACTGGTGATCGAGGACGCCGACCGGCTCACCGAGGCGGCCGGCAACGCGCTGCTCAAGGCGATCGAGGAACCGCCGCCCAGGACGGTGTTCCTGCTCTGCACGCCGTCCACCCATCCGGACGACATCTCGGTCACCATCCGGTCCCGCTGCCGGGTGGTCAGCCTGCGGCAGCCGCCGGCCGAGGCGGTCGCCCAGGTGCTGGCCGGGCGGGACGGCGTACCGGCCGAGACCGCCGTCTGGGCGGCGTCGGCCGCGCAGGGGCACGTCGGCCGGGCCCGGCGGCTGGCTCAGGACCCGCAGGCGCGGGAGCGCCGGGACGCCGTTCTGGCGGTGCCGCGCCGGCTCACCACGGTCGGAGCCTGCTTCGACGCCGCGTCGGCGTTGATCGCCGCCGCCGAGGCAGAGGCCGAGGCGGCGGTCGCCGAGATCGACGCGGCGGAGCGTACGGCGCTGCAGACCGCGCTGGGTGCCGGCGGCACCGGACGCGGCGCCGCCGGCGCGGCCCGGGGGACCGCCGGGCAGATCAAGGAGCTGGAACGGCGGCAGAAGTCCCGGGCCACCCGGGCGCAGCGGGACGCGTTGGACCGGGCGCTGGTCGATCTGGCCGGCTTCTACCGGGACGTCCTGGTTTCCGCGCTGCGGGCCCCGGTGGCCCCGGTGCACACCGACGTCGCCGGGCTCACCGGCGCAGCTGCCGAAAAGTGGACAGCGGAGTCGGCGCTGCGCCGGCTGGAAGCAGTGCTGAGCTGCCGAGAAGCGATCACCGGCAACGTCAAGCCACGGATCGCCGTCGAAGCGATGATGCTCAGCCTCTGGCGTGGTTAG